A DNA window from Bacteroidales bacterium contains the following coding sequences:
- a CDS encoding glycoside hydrolase family 57 protein, producing MKNICLYFQVHQPFRLRNYRFFEIGNNHYYYDDYANESIMRKIAENCYLPTNKILLDLIKEHGSKFKITFSISGIALDQFEMYAPDVIESFKKLANTGCVEFLAETNSHSLVSLTNKEEFIEQVKIQSKKVQSLFGQKPKVFRNTELIYSDEIGKTIAEMGFQAVLTEGAKHVLGWKSPNYLYSNAINPKLKVLLKNFKLSDDIAFRFSDQSWNEWPLTTEKFVGWINDLEENEEIINLFMDYETFGEHQKHETGILEFLKSFPKAILSRPDFSFITPTEAAKNLQPVSAINIPHPISWADEERDITAWLGNDLQDEAFNKLYELKDKVKLSKDKKIKKDWEYLQISDHFYYMCTKFFSDGAVHSYFNPYNSPYDAFINYMNVLSDFAIRLSDSMSEKQVELFRLKNLISKKDKQITKYKSEIDKLEIKLEENLDKKISTKTILKPKTIGSSTSKTTKTKKTVKKTVKKAGSPKTVKKIKPKAVKK from the coding sequence TTTCAGGTACATCAGCCATTCAGGTTAAGAAATTACAGGTTTTTTGAAATAGGTAATAATCATTACTATTATGATGATTATGCAAATGAATCTATAATGAGAAAAATAGCTGAAAATTGCTACCTGCCAACAAATAAGATACTTCTTGATTTAATAAAAGAACATGGCTCAAAATTCAAAATTACCTTTTCAATCTCAGGTATTGCTCTTGACCAATTCGAGATGTATGCACCTGATGTTATAGAAAGTTTCAAAAAACTGGCAAATACCGGTTGTGTTGAATTTCTTGCCGAAACAAATTCTCATTCATTAGTTTCACTTACAAATAAAGAAGAATTTATTGAACAGGTTAAAATACAAAGTAAAAAAGTTCAATCACTTTTCGGACAAAAACCTAAAGTCTTTCGAAATACCGAATTGATATACTCAGATGAAATCGGAAAAACAATTGCAGAAATGGGATTTCAAGCTGTTTTAACCGAAGGTGCAAAACATGTACTTGGTTGGAAAAGCCCAAATTATCTATATAGTAATGCAATTAATCCTAAACTTAAAGTTCTTTTAAAAAATTTTAAACTAAGCGATGATATTGCATTCAGATTTTCTGACCAGAGCTGGAATGAATGGCCACTAACAACAGAAAAATTCGTAGGATGGATAAATGACCTGGAAGAAAATGAAGAAATAATTAATCTGTTTATGGACTATGAAACTTTTGGAGAACATCAAAAACATGAAACCGGTATTTTAGAGTTTCTTAAATCCTTTCCAAAAGCTATATTGTCAAGACCCGACTTTTCATTTATTACACCAACCGAAGCAGCAAAAAACCTGCAACCTGTATCAGCAATTAATATTCCTCATCCAATATCATGGGCAGATGAAGAAAGAGATATTACGGCATGGTTAGGAAACGACCTACAGGATGAAGCTTTTAACAAACTTTATGAATTAAAGGATAAAGTAAAATTATCAAAAGATAAAAAAATAAAAAAGGATTGGGAATATTTACAAATAAGCGACCATTTTTATTATATGTGCACAAAGTTCTTTTCAGATGGTGCTGTTCATTCTTATTTTAATCCATACAATTCCCCTTATGATGCATTTATTAACTATATGAATGTTTTAAGCGATTTTGCTATAAGATTGAGCGATTCGATGTCAGAAAAACAAGTTGAATTGTTTAGACTTAAAAATTTAATTTCTAAAAAAGACAAACAAATAACCAAATATAAATCTGAAATAGATAAATTAGAAATTAAATTAGAAGAAAATCTTGACAAAAAAATAAGTACAAAAACTATATTAAAACCAAAAACAATAGGTTCTTCGACTTCGAAAACAACAAAAACTAAAAAGACAGTTAAAAAAACAGTAAAAAAAGCCGGAAGTCCTAAAACTGTGAAAAAAATAAAACCTAAAGCTGTGAAAAAATAA